The region AGACCTTCTTTATTCCAAGTCTTACTTCAAATAAGACAACTTGTTGACAAAGTCAAATTATTTTGACTTGACCATGTGGCTTTATCTGTTAAGGTGGCTTGATGGCATCATCCCCTTAGTTTCTCACGCTTTATCATATAAgtgagatgaaaataaaatatacttattgTTACTCATTTATAAATGGAACAAtgttaatttttctattttatgataattaagaaagttgttaaaaaataacagaaaatatcAACACTACTTACTTATGATAGAATATACCACGTGAGCCACCACCATTGAaagtaatttaattagaaaaatattattagtacacccattttgtacatcttgagctatataaggggtattatgacaaaaaaattccTCATAAAAGGTATGTAAGGCGTAgggtattttaattataatacccccttatgtagccAAGATATACAAAATAGATGTATACCTAACATGATTCCTTTAATTAACCCTTCACTTTGCCCAACAAAATTGTTTTCACAATTCATGCATTTAACATTCTGATTGAAAAGAAGTCTACTCttgggtgtgtttgattgtgattgtaaaacaaaaactaccctatttattgagaaaataaatttcgtaGAAAGAAGTTCTAAATATTTAAAccatacacatattttttatagaaaaattaaaaatatttgattatttttataaaaaatatatataataattactctTATTGTCAATAATAATATCGGtaagaattaaatcaaagtcAATAAGTGAGAATCATTTCATTTCGTGAACTTGTGGATCTTAGAGCGGCTGCTGTTCCATGCACTCGCCAACAAATATATTGAACGCAGGAAGAACAGAGCACGGTACAAAGCCATGCTTAATCAGTGAATGGCCAAGAAAATGCAGAACTCAAATGTGAGAGGGTTACTTCAAACACCATAACCATTTCATTTCAACCATAAATCTATACACTAAAGTATTTACATTTGCACAACTGAAAACCAAAAGCCCTATAATTTGCAGCGAccagaaaaaaatttcaagatccAAATccaccaaaaaaacaaaatcatcaatCAAGCAATCATTCAAGACGCAGCCGCCAGACCCGCATCCTCCTTGATTTCTCCGAAGAACTTGTCCACAATCAAAGCCACATCCTCCAAACCAACCCCAATGCAGAGCGGATTGCTGGGTTTCCTCACAGATTCATCCCCACCCAGAGCCCCGGTTCCATTCCTATCACAGTTCAAAACCCTGACATTCGGCCCATCTCTGCATTTCCCCATGCACTTGCATCCAACAGCAGCAGCTTCTCCTCCACCAAGCAGCCTCTGAAACTCGCCCAGCAAGGCTTCAGAACCAGATTTCTTGCACTTCCCTCCCATGCAAACCTCAACCCTCTTCCCCGATTCTTGTGCAGCCTTTCCAATGGCTGCCATTACTGGCTTCTGAATCGGCTGTAACTCGACGATGCTCTCTGGTTTTGATTCTTTGGTGGCTGTTAATGGCAGCCGGGCTTCTGTTTTCATGTCTAGAACCTCGCTGCATTCGCCATCGCTTGATTCTGAGgacgaggaagaagatgattcTTCACAATCAGCCATGTGTAGAGTCCGAACAGCTCTGGCTTTGgccttctcctccttcctcttccttttcagATCCTCCTCCTCTGC is a window of Diospyros lotus cultivar Yz01 chromosome 10, ASM1463336v1, whole genome shotgun sequence DNA encoding:
- the LOC127812316 gene encoding diacylglycerol O-acyltransferase 3 translates to MEASGVLRPLPFVSGGVRIEARPRSFVNRLVCVDSQLSGRRNPGSRKFCGFSNSGFCDNAYRQYYCGKATPAAITCDGKKKEKVKEGSEKKTMKKRLKLLRGLSKDLSLFSEMGFGLDPENRGLVDEVKGKMITEATELLLKQLEQLRAEEEDLKRKRKEEKAKARAVRTLHMADCEESSSSSSSESSDGECSEVLDMKTEARLPLTATKESKPESIVELQPIQKPVMAAIGKAAQESGKRVEVCMGGKCKKSGSEALLGEFQRLLGGGEAAAVGCKCMGKCRDGPNVRVLNCDRNGTGALGGDESVRKPSNPLCIGVGLEDVALIVDKFFGEIKEDAGLAAAS